A region of the Thermodesulfobacteriota bacterium genome:
AAGGCTTCCTTGAGCACGGAAAGTTTTATATCTGCGGCCTCCTTCCAGGAGACTACCAAGGTTCTTACGGACGCAGCCATAGCGGGCAAGGTGGATTACCTCCGCGGGCTAAAAGAAAATGTCATCATGGGTCGCCTTATCCCGGCCGGAACAGGTATAGTTTACTATGCCGAGGCCCGGAAAGGGGATTAAAACCGGCGGGGGAAAACGATAGTAAATAAGCCCGGTAGTTTTTATCTTTGGGCAAAAAAGTCTTGACAGAAGGCCGGTAAATGGGGTAAAAGAACGTTTTTTGGATTCGTAAGCGCTACGAAAAAATCATGGGTTGGAGAATCTGATGCCTACAGTTAATCAACTAGTTCGCAGTGGCCGGAAAAAGGTTAAGAGGAAGAGTTCTGCCCCTGCGTTAAAAGAGTGCCCGCAGAAGAGGGGGGTATGTGTGCGTGTCTATACTACGACGCCTAAAAAACCGAATTCTGCCTTGCGCAAAGTGGCCAGGGTGCGTTTAACAAATGGAATAGAAGCGACTTCCTATATTCCCGGGGTAGGACATAATTTACAGGAACATTCTGTGGTGCTGATACGCGGAGGACGCGTTAAGGATCTGCCGGGCGTGCGTTATCATATCGTCCGGGGTGCGTTAGATACGCTAGGTGTGCAGGATAGGAAAAAAGGGCGCTCCAAGTATGGCGCTAAGCGGCCCAAGTAATCGGGTGAAATAACAGATAAGAGGTAGGTATGCCCAGAAGGAAAGTAGTTATAAAGCGGGAGATTAATCCGGATCCAAAATATAATAGTGGATTGATAGCAAAATTTGTTAACCGGATTATGCTACGTGGTAAAAAGAACGTTGCCCAGCATATACTCTATCGGGCTATGGATATTATACGTGATCGGGTGGGTAAGAATCCGGAAGAGGTGTTTAATGCTGCTCTGGAGCATGTAAAACCGGTAATTGAGGTTAAGTCTCGCCGGGTGGGCGGCGCTACGTACCAGGTTCCTGTAGAGGTGCGGCCGAATAGAAGGGTGGCCCTGGCTATCCGCTGGATAATTAGCTATGCAAATTCACGGGCGGAGAAATCCATGGAGGAAAAACTGGCGGCAGAATTAGTCGACGCCTATAATAATCGCGGGTCATCGATAAAGAAAAAAGAAGATACACACAAGATGGCTGAAGCCAATAAGGCCTTTGCCCATTATCGTTGGTAATCAGAGTTAAGACGGAATAATTTCCGGGTTCTTTGATAATAGATCAAAGAGAATAGATTTAGAAGAGGGGAAAAATTGCCACGCCTTGTTTCATTAGAAAAGACACGTAATATCGGCATCATGGCGCACATTGATGCCGGTAAGACTACTACGACAGAACGCATCCTTTATTATACAGGCGTGTCTTATAAGATCGGAGAGGTGCATGACGGCACTGCGGTTATGGACTGGATGGAACAGGAGCAGGAGCGTGGCATCACCATTACCTCGGCAGCAACAACCTGTTTGTGGGGGGGGAATCGCATAAACCTTATTGATACCCCCGGCCATGTTGACTTTACGGTAGAGGTGGAGCGATCGCTGCGGGTATTGGATGGGGCGGTAGCTGTTTTTTGTGCGGTGGGCGGCGTCGAGCCGCAATCGGAGACGGTGTGGCGTCA
Encoded here:
- the rpsG gene encoding 30S ribosomal protein S7 codes for the protein MPRRKVVIKREINPDPKYNSGLIAKFVNRIMLRGKKNVAQHILYRAMDIIRDRVGKNPEEVFNAALEHVKPVIEVKSRRVGGATYQVPVEVRPNRRVALAIRWIISYANSRAEKSMEEKLAAELVDAYNNRGSSIKKKEDTHKMAEANKAFAHYRW
- the rpsL gene encoding 30S ribosomal protein S12 codes for the protein MPTVNQLVRSGRKKVKRKSSAPALKECPQKRGVCVRVYTTTPKKPNSALRKVARVRLTNGIEATSYIPGVGHNLQEHSVVLIRGGRVKDLPGVRYHIVRGALDTLGVQDRKKGRSKYGAKRPK